A DNA window from Theobroma cacao cultivar B97-61/B2 chromosome 5, Criollo_cocoa_genome_V2, whole genome shotgun sequence contains the following coding sequences:
- the LOC18598806 gene encoding ganglioside-induced differentiation-associated protein 2 yields MGSSSNDDFSVVVLASDLGIDARPFLANQDREIEDQDNWHDCSQDFSDEDFPDLDVLHFFRLQGSDKSGNRIFRIVGKYFPAPVISGERLKKYIFHKICSELPEGPFCIVYMHSTVQKEDNSPGVTILRWIYEELPSEIKDRLQVVYFIHPGLRSRLVFATLGRLFLSGGLYWKIKYVSRLQYLWDDIKKGEVEIPEFVQNHDNVLEHRPLTDYGIEPDPLHLTEVPSAAYSLGRYEERLASREFMS; encoded by the exons ATGGGAAGTTCATCAAATGATGATTTCTCGGTGGTGGTGCTTGCTTCAGATTTGGGTATTGACGCGCGTCCTTTCTTAGCAAACCAAGACAGAGAAATCGAAGACCAAGATAACTGGCATGACTGTTCTCAGGATTTCTCTGATGAAGATTTCCCCGACCTCGATGTCCTCCACTTCTTCCGCCTCCAGGGCTCTGATAAATCTGGTAATCGCATTTTCCGCATCGTTGGAAAGTACTTTCCCG CTCCTGTTATTAGCGGGGAGCGGCtgaagaaatatatattcCACAAGATATGCAGTGAGTTGCCTGAAGGTCCATTCTGCATAGTTTATATGCACAGTACAGTGCAAAAGGAAGATAACTCCCCTGGTGTTACTATCTTGAGGTGGATTTACGAAGAACTTCCTTCTGAGATCAAGGATAGGCTGCAAGTTGTCTACTTCATACACCCTGGGCTTCGTTCAAGGCTTGTCTTTGCCACTCTTGGCCGACTTTTCTTAAGTGGAGG TTTATACTGGAAGATCAAGTATGTAAGCCGTCTACAGTACCTTTGGGATGACATAAAGAAGGGAGAGGTTGAGATTCCTGAATTTGTGCAAAACCACGACAATGTTCTCGAGCACCGACCCCTAACAGATTATGGCATTGAACCAGATCCTCTTCACTTGACAGAGGTACCTAGTGCAGCCTACTCATTAGGGAGGTATGAAGAGAGATTGGCCTCAAGGGAATTCATGTCTTAG
- the LOC108661966 gene encoding uncharacterized protein LOC108661966, which yields MGMCMIIGKAIPTHDINIAECVNSCLKRARQMPITVLIKFIRNMFQHWFHDRYGEAVMVTTPFNLWAAKQLSKRFNDAHHFVVKPINRVEFEVKGRKMDGLVNLSKKTCSCFEFQTDLLLCSHAITTISKCKCEVVKFYAEYNKTTFLVEGYAGSILLVGHPSD from the exons ATGGGTATGTGCATGATCATCGGTAAGGCGATACCAACTCATGACATCAACATTGCAGAATGTGTTAACTCTTGCTTGAAGCGTGCAAGACAAATGCCAATCACTGTTCTGATCAAGTTCATCAGAAACATGTTTCAGCATTGGTTCCATGATCGATACGGGGAGGCCGTCATGGTGACCACGCCCTTCAACCTTTGGGCTGCTAAGCAGTTAAGCAAACGGTTTAATGATGCACATCACTTTGTAGTTAAACCTATCAATCGAGTGGAGTTTGAAGTTAAAGGTAGGAAGATGGATGGACTTGTAAACTTGTCCAAGAAGACGTGTTCATGTTTTGAGTTCCAAACAGATCTATTGCTATGCAGCCATGCCATTACGACAATAAG TAAGTGTAAATGTGAAGTCGTTAAATTTTACGCTGAATACAACAAGACAACCTTTTTAGTGGAGGGTTATGCTGGGTCTATACTACTGGTTGGGCATCCAAGTGACTAG